The proteins below are encoded in one region of Ornithinimicrobium avium:
- a CDS encoding saccharopine dehydrogenase, with translation MTRPHLWIRAEARPTEQRVPIVPADAARLVKDGFRVTVEESPTRIVPVEEYVAVGCRTAPTGSWTDAPEGTVVVGIKELPQDPSDLARTHVYFAHAYKGQEGAQEVLERFRRGGGELLDVEYLTVDGKRVVAFGFWAGYVGAALSVLRHRGLLPGGVAPMSRAELDAQLVGSAPDTPEHALVIGHRGRSGRGAAEALEVAGCAVTRWDRPDTVLVDRNVLLDHDIVVNCVVSRGAAGQQPFVTAEDVDAPRRLRVVGDVTCDVTSEANLVPINTAVTTWEEPVRRFGTDENPLEVIAIDNLPSLLPREASESFSAELTPLLPDLADRSGPWAASLEWFRKHVH, from the coding sequence ATGACCCGACCGCACCTGTGGATCCGCGCCGAGGCCCGCCCCACCGAGCAGCGCGTGCCCATCGTCCCCGCGGACGCCGCACGGCTGGTCAAGGACGGCTTCCGCGTCACGGTCGAGGAGTCGCCGACGCGGATCGTCCCGGTCGAGGAGTACGTCGCGGTCGGCTGCCGGACCGCGCCGACCGGCTCCTGGACGGACGCCCCGGAGGGCACCGTCGTCGTGGGCATCAAGGAGCTGCCGCAGGACCCCTCGGACCTGGCCCGCACGCACGTCTACTTCGCGCACGCCTACAAGGGGCAGGAGGGCGCCCAGGAGGTGCTCGAGCGCTTCCGTCGCGGCGGCGGGGAGCTGCTCGACGTCGAGTACCTCACCGTGGACGGCAAGCGCGTCGTCGCCTTCGGCTTCTGGGCAGGGTATGTGGGAGCCGCCCTCTCGGTCCTGCGTCACCGTGGTCTGCTGCCCGGCGGGGTGGCGCCGATGTCCCGCGCCGAGCTGGACGCGCAGCTGGTGGGCAGCGCGCCGGACACCCCGGAGCACGCGCTGGTGATCGGCCACCGCGGACGGTCCGGCCGGGGGGCGGCCGAGGCGCTCGAGGTGGCCGGCTGCGCCGTCACCCGGTGGGACCGGCCGGACACCGTGCTGGTGGACCGGAACGTCCTGCTCGACCACGACATCGTGGTCAACTGCGTCGTCAGCAGGGGGGCCGCCGGTCAGCAGCCGTTCGTGACCGCCGAGGACGTCGACGCGCCGCGCCGGCTGCGCGTGGTCGGGGACGTCACCTGCGACGTGACCTCCGAGGCCAACCTCGTCCCGATCAACACCGCGGTCACCACCTGGGAGGAGCCGGTCCGCCGCTTCGGCACGGATGAGAACCCCCTCGAGGTCATCGCCATCGACAACCTGCCCTCGCTCCTGCCCCGCGAGGCGAGCGAGAGCTTCAGCGCCGAGCTGACGCCGCTGCTGCCCGACCTGGCCGACCGGTCCGGCCCGTGGGCGGCGAGCCTGGAGTGGTTCCGCAAGCACGTGCACTGA
- a CDS encoding NRAMP family divalent metal transporter, with protein MKKYLAVALGILTAIGGFVDIGDLVTNAVVGSRFGLSLAWVVVIGVIGICVYSEMSGRIAAVSGRATFDLVRERLGPRVGLLNLVASMAVTFLTLVAEIGGVALALQLLSSVHYLLVAPFIAVLLWLVLWRAKFSAMENVVGLLGLALVVFAVALWQLGPDWAELGKDALMARKPSQESWTTYAFYAVALFGAAMTPYEVFFFSSGGVEEKWTPKDIGVMRANVLVGFPLGGLLSLAIAGSAGVVLMPEGVTVDSLGQVALPVAVALGKIGLAVVILGFVAATFGAACETGLSIGYSVAQYFGFQWGKYVRAGEATTFHVVVGVSIIAATGVLMTTVDPVMVTEASVVFSALALPLTYLPILVVANDRDYLGDHVNGRLANVMGMIYLVIILVVSLAAIPLMIVTGMGK; from the coding sequence ATGAAGAAGTACCTCGCCGTCGCCCTCGGCATCCTCACCGCGATCGGCGGTTTCGTCGACATCGGCGACCTCGTCACCAACGCGGTCGTCGGCTCACGGTTCGGCCTGTCGCTGGCGTGGGTCGTGGTGATCGGCGTCATCGGCATCTGTGTCTATTCCGAGATGTCCGGCCGGATCGCCGCCGTCAGCGGGCGGGCCACCTTCGACCTGGTGCGCGAGCGGCTCGGCCCGCGGGTCGGCCTGCTCAACCTGGTCGCCTCGATGGCGGTGACCTTCCTGACCCTCGTCGCCGAGATCGGCGGTGTCGCGCTGGCCCTGCAGCTGCTCAGCTCGGTGCACTACCTGCTCGTCGCGCCGTTCATCGCGGTCCTGCTCTGGCTGGTCCTGTGGCGGGCCAAGTTCTCCGCGATGGAGAACGTCGTGGGACTGCTCGGCCTGGCCCTCGTCGTGTTCGCGGTCGCCCTGTGGCAGCTGGGACCCGACTGGGCCGAGCTCGGCAAGGACGCCCTGATGGCCCGCAAGCCCTCGCAGGAGAGCTGGACCACCTACGCCTTCTACGCGGTGGCGCTCTTCGGTGCGGCGATGACCCCCTACGAGGTGTTCTTCTTCTCCTCCGGAGGCGTGGAGGAGAAGTGGACGCCGAAGGACATCGGCGTCATGCGCGCCAACGTCCTCGTCGGCTTCCCCCTCGGCGGGCTGCTGTCCCTGGCGATCGCGGGCAGCGCGGGCGTGGTCCTCATGCCCGAGGGCGTCACGGTCGACTCCCTCGGCCAGGTCGCGCTGCCGGTGGCCGTGGCCCTGGGCAAGATCGGGCTGGCCGTGGTGATCCTCGGCTTCGTCGCGGCGACCTTCGGCGCGGCCTGCGAGACCGGCCTGTCGATCGGCTACAGCGTCGCGCAGTACTTCGGCTTCCAGTGGGGCAAGTACGTCCGGGCCGGTGAGGCCACCACCTTCCACGTCGTCGTCGGGGTGTCGATCATCGCCGCGACGGGGGTGCTCATGACGACGGTCGACCCCGTCATGGTCACCGAGGCCTCGGTGGTCTTCTCCGCCCTCGCGCTGCCCCTGACCTACCTGCCGATCCTCGTCGTCGCCAACGACCGCGACTACCTCGGCGACCACGTCAACGGCCGGCTCGCCAACGTGATGGGCATGATCTACCTGGTGATCATCCTGGTGGTCTCCCTCGCGGCGATCCCGCTGATGATCGTCACCGGGATGGGGAAGTGA
- a CDS encoding alpha/beta hydrolase, translated as MTTIGGAGLIRRRTLLRAGALAVAGAAGLPLSACSPRTDDRLAPVLEGRLSSAHLPGTEPRWRLALPEGAVATVVALHGHGGSLRTWFEPPLGPALAQRLGLAVAAVDGGDSYWHARADGTDAGTMVLEDLLPVLEREGAPVDRVGFTGFSMGGYGALLLATRLPPERVLGVAAMSSALFLSPAETSAGAFDDAADFAEHDVRARVDALRRLPVWMACGADDEFVEANHALAEQLPEAVTVFDEGRHDRAYLEGHWPAGMEFLAGQVGPGRA; from the coding sequence ATGACCACGATCGGGGGTGCGGGACTGATCCGGCGGCGGACCCTGCTGCGGGCCGGCGCGCTCGCCGTGGCGGGCGCCGCGGGCCTTCCGCTGTCCGCGTGCTCGCCGCGCACCGACGACCGCCTCGCCCCGGTGCTGGAGGGTCGGCTGAGCTCGGCGCACCTGCCCGGGACCGAGCCGCGGTGGCGGCTGGCGCTGCCGGAGGGAGCGGTGGCCACGGTGGTGGCGCTGCACGGCCACGGCGGCAGCTTGCGGACCTGGTTCGAGCCACCGCTCGGGCCCGCCCTGGCACAGCGCCTGGGCCTGGCGGTGGCCGCGGTCGACGGCGGCGACAGCTACTGGCACGCCCGCGCCGACGGCACCGACGCCGGCACGATGGTGCTGGAGGACCTGCTGCCGGTGCTGGAGCGGGAGGGGGCCCCGGTGGACCGGGTCGGCTTCACCGGCTTCTCGATGGGCGGCTACGGCGCGCTGCTGCTGGCCACCCGGCTGCCGCCCGAGCGGGTCCTGGGCGTGGCCGCGATGAGCTCCGCGCTCTTTCTCTCGCCCGCGGAGACGTCGGCGGGCGCGTTCGACGACGCCGCCGACTTCGCCGAGCACGACGTGCGCGCCAGGGTGGACGCGCTGCGACGGCTCCCGGTGTGGATGGCCTGCGGCGCCGACGACGAGTTCGTCGAGGCCAACCATGCGCTCGCCGAGCAGCTCCCCGAGGCGGTCACGGTGTTCGACGAGGGGCGGCACGACCGCGCCTACCTCGAGGGGCACTGGCCTGCGGGTATGGAGTTCCTCGCCGGGCAGGTTGGTCCGGGCCGTGCCTGA
- a CDS encoding aldo/keto reductase family protein, producing MEFRYLGNSGLKISEITYGNWLTHGSQVENEVALRCVRAALEAGISSFDTADAYANTRAEEVLGEALRGERRESLEIFTKVYWPTGPRGHNDTGLSRKHVMESIDGSLRRLQTDYVDLYQAHRFDTETPLEETMQAFADIVRAGKALYIGVSEWTADQLREGHRLSRELGFQLISSQPQYSMLWRVIEPEVVPACEELGMSQIVWSPMAQGVLSGKYLPGQAPTEGRAADEKMGQGMRDLMTDEVLTAVQGLRPLAEEAGLTMPQLAVAWVLQNPNVAAALVGASRPEQVQDNVQAAGVKLDADLMAKIDEVLGDVVVRDPAQTAQRAPKSRAS from the coding sequence ATGGAGTTTCGATACCTCGGCAACAGCGGTCTGAAGATCTCGGAGATCACCTACGGCAACTGGCTCACGCACGGCAGCCAGGTCGAGAACGAGGTGGCCCTCCGGTGCGTGCGCGCCGCGCTCGAGGCTGGCATCTCCTCGTTCGACACGGCCGACGCCTACGCCAACACCAGGGCCGAGGAGGTGCTCGGGGAGGCCCTCAGGGGCGAGCGCCGGGAGAGCCTGGAGATCTTCACCAAGGTCTACTGGCCGACCGGGCCGCGCGGGCACAACGACACCGGCCTGTCGCGCAAGCACGTCATGGAGTCGATCGACGGGTCGCTGCGGCGGCTGCAGACCGACTACGTCGACCTCTACCAGGCGCACCGCTTCGACACCGAGACGCCGCTGGAGGAGACGATGCAGGCCTTCGCCGACATCGTCCGCGCCGGCAAGGCGCTCTACATCGGCGTCTCGGAGTGGACCGCCGACCAGCTGCGCGAGGGCCACCGGCTGAGCAGGGAGCTCGGCTTCCAGCTCATCTCCTCCCAGCCCCAGTACTCCATGCTCTGGCGCGTCATCGAGCCCGAGGTCGTGCCGGCCTGCGAGGAGCTGGGCATGTCGCAGATCGTCTGGAGCCCGATGGCCCAGGGCGTGCTCTCCGGCAAGTACCTCCCCGGGCAGGCGCCGACCGAGGGTCGCGCCGCCGACGAGAAGATGGGTCAGGGCATGAGGGACCTGATGACCGACGAGGTGCTCACCGCCGTGCAGGGCCTGCGCCCGCTCGCCGAGGAGGCCGGCCTGACGATGCCGCAGCTCGCGGTCGCCTGGGTGCTGCAGAACCCGAACGTCGCGGCCGCGCTGGTCGGCGCCTCCCGCCCCGAGCAGGTGCAGGACAACGTGCAGGCCGCGGGCGTGAAGCTCGACGCCGACCTGATGGCCAAGATCGACGAGGTGCTCGGCGACGTCGTCGTGCGCGACCCGGCCCAGACCGCGCAGAGGGCCCCGAAGAGCCGGGCGTCCTGA
- a CDS encoding DUF5701 family protein, with the protein MTLPALADQHARLLALGVDLPALPEDLAGDLLVVHPRHTPVVDLVALLRLRERPGFVVEDLTDLAQFVPAPGVEVPDADLYAVLDPQRGDEYADQSPDEVDPQVRARGRDLMTAAEGVAWALQVPEVLERNHCFMTTGSRRPGSRRGRLDARVPALWISNGTGRDGKERKDAPKLGWCWAGNRHTWLGIASVAGRSA; encoded by the coding sequence GTGACGCTGCCCGCGCTCGCCGACCAGCACGCCCGTCTGCTCGCCCTCGGCGTCGACCTGCCGGCCCTGCCCGAGGACCTGGCGGGCGACCTGCTCGTGGTGCACCCGCGGCACACCCCGGTGGTCGACCTCGTCGCGCTGCTGCGTCTGCGCGAGCGGCCCGGGTTCGTCGTGGAGGACCTGACCGACCTGGCGCAGTTCGTCCCTGCTCCGGGGGTCGAGGTCCCGGACGCCGACCTGTATGCGGTGCTCGACCCCCAGCGCGGGGACGAGTACGCCGACCAGAGCCCCGACGAGGTCGACCCGCAGGTCCGGGCGCGCGGCCGCGACCTGATGACCGCGGCCGAGGGGGTGGCCTGGGCCCTGCAGGTGCCGGAGGTGCTCGAGCGCAACCACTGCTTCATGACGACCGGTTCGCGCAGACCGGGCTCCCGCCGCGGCCGGCTCGACGCGCGCGTCCCCGCCCTGTGGATCAGCAACGGCACGGGCCGGGACGGCAAGGAGCGCAAGGACGCGCCCAAGCTCGGCTGGTGCTGGGCGGGCAACCGGCACACCTGGCTCGGCATCGCGTCGGTGGCGGGCCGGTCGGCCTGA
- a CDS encoding MDR family MFS transporter gives MSTTTTAPTGATPYRMTPEHRRVFVGLMLGMFVASISQTIVGPAMPRIVAELGGMAHYSWVATAAMLVSAIVVPVVGKLSDMFGRREFYLAGLVVFMIGSIISGLAPNFWTLVAGRAVQGLGMGTLMPLSQTIIGDIIPARQRGKYQGLMGAVFGVTSVAGPIAGGWITDHWGWRWLFFAALPVGIFAVFVIARFLHLEHTPHRGRIDVLGIVTLVPALVAILLATSWGGTTYPWGSAVIIGLLVVGGVLLAVFAWAELHAENPLLPLRLFRNSIFTASNIAAFALAMVMFAAIIYVPVFAQGVLGVDATASGLILMPMMLGLIVFGIVTGVLITKTGRYKEFMLLGTVVLTVGLWMLTRLGVDSSEWELTAAIAVMGTGLGMAMQQYTLVVQNAVSRADLGVGTATLQFFRNVGNTVGVAVFGSVMTNGLAGAIAGHLPPDLLEKAGGGLDNLDAGAALDPAATAGMPPQVLEAIRAGLADQLHATFMLGLPIMLVVFVATLAIRAIPLRETVHTAGEAQQEYLDTMAQSAPDKDYVPGLRHGDLGARTRERVLGIQLAMLARSAGRPDRPLLARAVAELGDGDVEKGRRILQHASLMLTSDDEHEVAAAERYAVELGRRAGVEGGLLSDALRQELAVRAAERTRQEVLTAVEPTVAERHAAVDLAQVRQAASELSTALLVDTVHPEEEPARA, from the coding sequence GTGAGCACGACCACCACGGCGCCCACCGGCGCCACCCCATACCGGATGACCCCCGAGCACCGTCGCGTCTTCGTCGGCCTGATGCTGGGCATGTTCGTCGCCTCCATCAGCCAGACGATCGTCGGGCCCGCGATGCCGCGCATCGTCGCCGAGCTGGGTGGGATGGCCCACTACAGCTGGGTCGCGACCGCGGCGATGCTGGTCTCGGCGATCGTCGTGCCCGTGGTGGGAAAGCTGTCCGACATGTTCGGCCGGCGCGAGTTCTACCTCGCCGGCCTGGTCGTGTTCATGATCGGCTCGATCATCTCCGGGCTGGCCCCCAACTTCTGGACTCTGGTCGCCGGCCGCGCCGTGCAGGGACTGGGCATGGGCACGCTGATGCCGCTGTCGCAGACGATCATCGGCGACATCATCCCGGCGCGGCAGCGCGGGAAGTACCAGGGCCTCATGGGCGCTGTCTTCGGCGTCACCTCGGTCGCTGGCCCGATCGCCGGCGGCTGGATCACCGACCACTGGGGCTGGCGCTGGCTGTTCTTCGCCGCGCTGCCGGTCGGGATCTTCGCCGTCTTCGTCATCGCCCGCTTCCTGCACCTGGAGCACACGCCGCACCGCGGCCGGATCGACGTGCTCGGCATCGTCACGCTCGTCCCGGCGCTGGTCGCGATCCTGCTGGCGACCTCCTGGGGCGGCACGACCTACCCCTGGGGATCGGCCGTCATCATCGGGCTGCTCGTCGTCGGCGGCGTGCTGCTGGCCGTCTTCGCCTGGGCCGAGCTGCACGCCGAGAACCCGCTCCTGCCGCTGCGGCTCTTCCGCAACAGCATCTTCACCGCCTCCAACATCGCCGCGTTCGCGCTGGCGATGGTGATGTTCGCGGCGATCATCTACGTGCCGGTCTTCGCCCAGGGCGTGCTCGGCGTCGACGCCACCGCGTCCGGGCTGATCCTCATGCCGATGATGCTGGGCCTCATCGTCTTCGGCATCGTCACCGGCGTCCTGATCACCAAGACCGGCCGCTACAAGGAGTTCATGCTGCTGGGCACCGTGGTGCTGACCGTCGGCCTGTGGATGCTGACCCGCCTCGGCGTGGACTCCTCGGAGTGGGAGCTCACCGCGGCGATCGCGGTCATGGGCACCGGCCTGGGCATGGCGATGCAGCAGTACACGCTCGTCGTCCAGAACGCCGTGTCCCGCGCCGACCTCGGCGTGGGCACCGCCACGCTGCAGTTCTTCCGCAACGTCGGCAACACCGTGGGCGTGGCGGTCTTCGGCAGCGTGATGACCAACGGGCTGGCCGGCGCCATCGCCGGGCACCTGCCCCCGGACCTCCTCGAGAAGGCCGGTGGCGGCCTGGACAACCTCGACGCCGGCGCCGCCCTCGACCCGGCCGCGACGGCCGGCATGCCGCCGCAGGTGCTGGAGGCGATCCGGGCCGGCCTGGCCGACCAGCTGCACGCGACCTTCATGCTCGGCCTGCCGATCATGCTCGTGGTCTTCGTGGCCACCCTGGCGATCCGGGCGATCCCGCTGCGCGAGACCGTGCACACGGCCGGCGAGGCGCAGCAGGAGTACCTCGACACCATGGCCCAGAGCGCCCCGGACAAGGACTACGTGCCGGGTCTGCGCCACGGCGACCTGGGGGCCCGCACCCGTGAGCGGGTCCTGGGCATCCAGCTGGCGATGCTCGCCCGCAGCGCCGGGCGGCCGGACCGTCCGCTGCTCGCCCGCGCGGTCGCCGAGCTCGGCGACGGCGACGTGGAGAAGGGCCGCCGGATCCTCCAGCACGCCTCCCTGATGCTCACCAGCGACGACGAGCACGAGGTCGCCGCTGCGGAGAGGTATGCCGTGGAGCTGGGTCGGCGCGCCGGTGTCGAGGGCGGTCTGCTCAGCGACGCGCTGCGCCAGGAGCTCGCGGTCCGCGCGGCGGAGCGGACCCGGCAGGAGGTGCTGACCGCCGTCGAGCCGACCGTCGCCGAGCGGCACGCCGCCGTGGACCTCGCCCAGGTACGGCAGGCCGCGTCCGAGCTGTCGACGGCGCTCCTGGTGGACACGGTGCACCCGGAGGAGGAGCCTGCGCGGGCCTGA
- a CDS encoding zinc metalloprotease: MGMFESAGRRRRAAEMQRRLAQLDEWDRRYGLGGAPPGHPSARPDTTWRHHSPAGEAPLRALDPSPRPPGHRPVRQRRRTGRWLVLLLVVALGVGAYLYPGSAGVVLDRATAAGRAVLGLPAQEPEALAPAGGRDSRLGDLGDRLQDAVVPALQGTPWGWEPARGDRVLPVVHPGTSGEHAFVATQPGTDVPVGFSPCGPVEVAVNPDRAPRGYTRLVQDSLARLSAASGLQLVLVGETDDTWRGGEARRAGLPVLVSWADADDVPELAGQPAGMGGPTMMTGADDRSWSASGQVVLDVGDLSSPRQHATVLDHELAHVLGLDHVDDPHELMAAVNRGQTGFGPGDLEGLAALGAISCP; the protein is encoded by the coding sequence ATGGGGATGTTCGAGTCGGCCGGCCGCCGCAGACGCGCGGCCGAGATGCAGCGACGGCTCGCCCAGCTCGACGAGTGGGACCGGCGCTACGGGCTGGGTGGTGCGCCGCCCGGCCACCCCTCGGCCCGACCGGACACGACGTGGCGGCACCACTCGCCCGCCGGCGAGGCACCTCTGCGCGCCCTCGACCCCTCGCCGCGCCCGCCGGGCCACCGCCCGGTGCGGCAGCGGCGCCGGACCGGGCGGTGGCTGGTGCTGCTCCTGGTGGTGGCGCTGGGGGTGGGCGCCTACCTCTATCCCGGCTCCGCCGGCGTCGTCCTCGACCGGGCGACGGCGGCCGGTCGCGCGGTGCTCGGCCTGCCCGCCCAGGAGCCGGAGGCCCTCGCCCCGGCGGGGGGCAGGGACTCCCGCCTCGGCGACCTCGGCGACCGGTTGCAGGACGCCGTCGTCCCGGCCCTGCAGGGGACGCCGTGGGGCTGGGAGCCGGCCCGCGGGGACCGCGTGCTGCCGGTCGTCCACCCGGGGACGTCAGGGGAGCACGCCTTCGTCGCGACCCAGCCGGGCACCGACGTGCCCGTCGGCTTCTCCCCGTGCGGGCCGGTCGAGGTCGCGGTCAACCCCGACCGGGCGCCGCGCGGCTACACCCGGCTCGTCCAGGACAGCCTCGCGCGGCTCAGCGCGGCCAGCGGCCTGCAGCTGGTGCTCGTCGGGGAGACCGACGACACCTGGCGCGGCGGCGAGGCCCGGCGGGCCGGCCTGCCCGTGCTCGTCTCATGGGCCGACGCCGACGACGTGCCCGAGCTCGCCGGCCAGCCGGCCGGCATGGGCGGGCCGACCATGATGACCGGCGCGGACGACAGGTCCTGGTCGGCCTCGGGGCAGGTCGTCCTCGACGTCGGCGACCTCTCCTCGCCCCGGCAGCACGCGACCGTGCTGGACCACGAGCTGGCGCACGTGCTCGGCCTCGACCACGTCGACGACCCCCACGAGCTGATGGCCGCGGTCAACCGGGGCCAGACCGGCTTCGGCCCGGGAGACCTCGAAGGTCTCGCGGCGCTCGGCGCCATCTCCTGCCCGTGA
- a CDS encoding MarR family winged helix-turn-helix transcriptional regulator, with the protein MQLTEQLARAFAAMGRAINERDAELPRSDYLTLVRLANAVEGEGPCRPSDLAHAEGLDPSTMSRRVASLTERGLVERETDPDDRRAHRLRLTVVGAEALRVERHRRVALVTDALAGWEESDKDQLARLLGKLSDTLESRRTPAP; encoded by the coding sequence ATGCAACTGACTGAGCAGCTCGCGCGCGCCTTCGCCGCCATGGGCCGCGCGATCAACGAGCGGGATGCCGAGCTTCCGAGGTCCGACTACCTCACGCTCGTCCGGCTGGCGAACGCGGTCGAGGGCGAGGGTCCCTGCCGCCCCAGCGACCTCGCCCACGCCGAGGGCCTGGACCCCTCGACGATGAGCCGCCGCGTCGCCTCGTTGACCGAGCGCGGCCTGGTCGAGCGGGAGACCGACCCTGACGACCGCCGCGCCCACCGGCTGCGGCTGACGGTCGTCGGTGCCGAGGCTCTGCGCGTCGAACGCCACCGCCGGGTCGCCCTCGTCACCGACGCCCTGGCCGGCTGGGAGGAGTCCGACAAGGACCAGCTCGCCCGGCTGCTCGGCAAGCTCAGCGACACCCTCGAGTCCCGAAGGACCCCCGCCCCGTGA
- a CDS encoding LiaF domain-containing protein — MTSTGGGAGAGPEQWRGPSEIGDEQTVGPPPPLPDPNVPGQGLPEIVPDAATPLPAYRGTPAPPPARREKSDPFFALIGDVTRTGRWPAARRTTALSAIGDVRLDLREVLQPGETLEIEAWSLIGNLAVVVPPGTEVSVEGGALMGGFKQTNDADPATPRTGARLILKAYLLIGDIKVREAGPDSGKPPRGWRWSARS, encoded by the coding sequence ATGACGTCAACCGGCGGTGGAGCGGGCGCGGGCCCCGAGCAGTGGCGCGGGCCCAGCGAGATCGGCGACGAGCAGACGGTCGGACCACCGCCGCCGCTGCCCGACCCCAACGTCCCCGGCCAGGGCCTGCCCGAGATCGTGCCGGACGCGGCGACGCCGCTACCGGCCTACCGCGGCACGCCGGCACCTCCGCCGGCCCGCCGGGAGAAGTCCGACCCGTTCTTCGCGCTGATCGGCGACGTGACCCGCACCGGCCGCTGGCCGGCGGCCCGCCGCACGACCGCGCTGTCGGCGATCGGCGACGTCCGTCTCGACCTGCGCGAGGTGCTCCAGCCCGGCGAGACCCTCGAGATCGAGGCCTGGTCCCTGATCGGCAACCTGGCCGTCGTGGTCCCCCCGGGGACCGAGGTGTCGGTCGAGGGTGGCGCCCTGATGGGCGGCTTCAAGCAGACCAACGACGCCGACCCGGCCACTCCGCGGACCGGGGCGCGGCTGATCCTCAAGGCGTACCTGCTCATCGGCGACATCAAGGTGCGCGAGGCGGGCCCGGACAGCGGCAAGCCGCCGCGCGGATGGCGCTGGAGCGCCCGCTCCTGA
- a CDS encoding MalY/PatB family protein, translated as MRGHRSAKWSLVPEDVLPAWTAEMDVRTAPAVADALRLAVERSDLGYAGDPAPVADAFAGFARDTWGWDPAQGGGELRMFGDVGQAATAVLGALTSPGDRVVLTPPVYLAFYPWLASLRLEPHEVPMLDVASGGRLDLDGMEDALASGTRVVLLCHPHNPLGLVAAREDLEALAQMAAHHGAVVVSDEIHAPLTHPGGPAFVPWLSVSDAARQVGFALHSPSKAWNTAGLKLALGVTGVEGRWPQIPEEVAWGASIMGQYAAVAAYTDGREWLATVRSVLEQRTAQLVDLLAEQLPAVRFRPGTASYLAWLDCRELGLGEDPAAVFLERGPAFGPGGAGFARLNYGTSVELMGEAVRRMALAAR; from the coding sequence ATGCGCGGGCACCGCTCGGCCAAGTGGAGCCTGGTGCCCGAGGACGTGCTGCCGGCGTGGACGGCCGAGATGGACGTCCGCACCGCACCCGCGGTCGCCGACGCGCTGCGGCTGGCTGTCGAGCGGTCCGACCTCGGCTACGCCGGCGACCCGGCCCCGGTGGCCGACGCGTTCGCCGGGTTCGCGCGGGACACCTGGGGCTGGGACCCGGCGCAGGGCGGCGGGGAGCTGCGGATGTTCGGCGACGTCGGCCAGGCGGCCACCGCGGTGCTCGGGGCGCTGACCTCGCCCGGCGACCGGGTGGTCCTCACCCCGCCGGTCTACCTGGCCTTCTACCCGTGGCTCGCCTCGCTCCGGCTCGAGCCGCACGAGGTGCCGATGCTCGACGTCGCCTCGGGGGGACGCCTCGACCTGGACGGTATGGAGGACGCGCTCGCCTCGGGCACCCGCGTCGTCCTGCTGTGCCATCCCCACAACCCGCTCGGGCTGGTCGCTGCCCGCGAGGACCTCGAGGCACTGGCTCAGATGGCGGCCCACCACGGGGCGGTCGTCGTCTCCGACGAGATCCACGCGCCGCTGACCCACCCCGGCGGCCCCGCGTTCGTGCCCTGGCTGTCGGTGTCCGACGCCGCGCGCCAGGTCGGGTTCGCCCTGCACTCGCCCTCCAAGGCGTGGAACACCGCCGGGCTCAAGCTCGCGCTCGGCGTCACCGGCGTCGAAGGCCGCTGGCCGCAGATCCCCGAGGAGGTCGCCTGGGGCGCCTCGATCATGGGCCAGTACGCCGCGGTCGCCGCCTACACCGACGGCCGCGAGTGGCTGGCGACCGTGCGGTCGGTCCTCGAGCAGCGGACGGCACAGCTCGTCGACCTGCTCGCCGAGCAGCTGCCGGCGGTGCGCTTCCGGCCGGGCACCGCCTCCTACCTCGCCTGGCTGGACTGCCGCGAGCTCGGCCTGGGCGAGGACCCGGCGGCCGTCTTCCTCGAGCGCGGGCCCGCCTTCGGACCCGGTGGCGCCGGCTTCGCTCGGCTCAACTACGGCACCAGCGTGGAGCTGATGGGCGAGGCGGTCCGCCGGATGGCCCTGGCGGCGCGCTGA
- a CDS encoding 4'-phosphopantetheinyl transferase family protein, giving the protein MSAVDVHLWWADLTCADAAMEAELPAPERARLERLTGAERARRAVGAALLQHAVQAHRARSGPVVVDRTCEGCGAQHGRPVVEGGPHVSVAHAGVLVVVATCQDSPVGIDVERVSRFEGAADARQDAGSGDLTAEVLAAQAWVGDEARLKAGTAGAVLPVDAPLRGYAAALCVAGEESEVRLVEHR; this is encoded by the coding sequence GTGTCGGCTGTGGACGTGCACCTGTGGTGGGCCGACCTCACCTGCGCCGACGCCGCCATGGAGGCGGAGCTGCCCGCCCCGGAGCGCGCGCGGCTGGAGAGGCTCACCGGCGCCGAGCGGGCCCGCCGCGCCGTCGGCGCTGCCCTGCTGCAGCACGCCGTGCAGGCGCACCGGGCGCGGTCCGGGCCGGTCGTGGTCGACCGCACCTGCGAGGGGTGCGGGGCCCAGCACGGACGGCCCGTGGTGGAGGGCGGCCCCCACGTCTCCGTCGCCCACGCAGGCGTGCTGGTGGTCGTCGCGACCTGCCAGGACTCACCCGTGGGCATCGACGTGGAGCGGGTCTCGCGGTTCGAGGGCGCGGCCGACGCGCGGCAGGACGCCGGCAGCGGCGACCTCACGGCTGAGGTCCTCGCCGCGCAGGCGTGGGTGGGCGACGAGGCACGGCTCAAGGCCGGCACGGCCGGTGCGGTGCTCCCGGTGGACGCGCCGCTGCGCGGCTACGCGGCCGCGCTCTGCGTCGCGGGCGAGGAGTCCGAGGTCCGGCTGGTGGAGCACCGCTGA